One part of the Musa acuminata AAA Group cultivar baxijiao chromosome BXJ1-5, Cavendish_Baxijiao_AAA, whole genome shotgun sequence genome encodes these proteins:
- the LOC103985228 gene encoding uncharacterized protein LOC103985228 isoform X4, whose product MRETLQDLQAHYLQGQKELILWIASRSTKSTVYTGRYGYIIGTIWLVGGLVSACVLRIATKTCSVRKERKQKKRLPCSKKYCVSPMLIGILLTCLSLVASGIVLGGSFKFYSRVKSIENIIVETSEEASQTIYNVTEAVAAMESVNNLYGGIEESSNLNSTSQMLYDEAANIQRQAENRMHLVNKGIKMLKVVTIFSIVLNLIAVLVVLALRSLRLYQAMYLFITLCWLLTFFFWINFGLYFFLYKFSGDTCAALDGYKLNPQNSTLSSILRCSEHLPANFGLQDIRAGIHDTIDQVNSNISTVKSSILPDLEYICNPFSGPPQYSYQPDNCSSNTIKIGDIPEKYTYSASDDGACSQGEFVSDNNYTRVLVYSMQKLLDGFPHMERLANCQLVKDAFSKILLKECKPLRNYSRLTCAALAVLSVIMVLLVLIVTSEAHHDHKYHSSDGSVRPHLAYAERSFDTTEMATENFELRL is encoded by the exons ATGAGGGAAACACTACAGGACTTGCAAGCACATTATCTGCAAGGACAGAAAGAGTTGATCCTTTGGATAGCTTCAAGAAGTACAAAG tcTACAGTTTATACAGGCAGATATGGATATATAATTGGTACAATATGGCTTGTTGGTGGTCTTGTCTCTGCTTGTGTTCTGCGTATTGCAACAAAGACTTGTTCGGTCCGTAAGGAAAGGAAGCAAAAGAAGAGACTCCCTTGCTCTAAGAAATACTGTGTGTCGCCAATGTTAATTGGGATCTTGTTAACATGTCTATCATT AGTGGCATCAGGAATAGTACTTGGTGGTAGCTTTAAATTCTATTCTAGAGTGAAATCAATTGAGAACATCATTGTAGAAACATCGGAAGAAGCATCCCAAACAATATACAATGTGACAGAAGCTGTGGCGGCCATGGAAAGTGTCAACAATCTCTATGGTGGGATTGAAGAATCCAGCAATCTGAATTCCACATCACAGATGCTCTATGATGAAGCTGCTAATATACAAAGACAAGCAGAGAATAGAATGCACCTGGTTAACAAGGGTATCAAAATGTT GAAAGTAGTGACCATCTTCAGCATTGTGCTAAATCTTATTGCCGTGTTGGTAGTGCTGG CATTGAGGTCTCTAAGGCTTTACCAAGCAATGTATCT GTTTATCACCCTTTGCTGGCTACTCACATTCTTTTTCTGGATAAACTTTGGGCTGTATTTTTTTCTATACAA GTTTTCTGGTGATACCTGTGCAGCTCTTGATGGGTATAAGCTAAATCCCCAGAATAGCACCTTAAGCTCAATCCTACGGTGCAGTGAGCATCTGCCAGCCAATTTTGGCCTACAAGACATCCGAGCAGGAATCCATGATACAATTGACCAG GTAAATTCAAACATATCGACAGTGAAGTCATCAATTCTTCCAGATCTGGAGTACATATGTAATCCTTTTTCAGGACCTCCTCAGTATTCTTATCAGCCAGACAATTGTTCTTCCAACACAATCAAAATAGGAGACATTCCTGAG AAATATACATACTCCGCTAGTGATGATGGAGCTTGCAGTCAAGGAGAATTTGTATCAGATAACAACTACACAAGAGTGCTAGTTTACTCCATGCAGAAGCTTCTTGATGGATTTCCTCATATGGAAAGATTGGCAAATTGTCAATTGGTGAAGGATGCATTCTCTAAAATCCTTTTGAAAGAATGCAAACCATTGAGAAATTATTCACGCTTGACATGTGCAGCCTTGGCAGTTCTATCGGTGATCATGGTACTTCTTGTTTTGATTGTGACATCAGAAGCTCATCATGATCATAAATATCATTCTTCTGATGGCTCTGTAAGACCTCATTTAGCTTATGCAGAGAGATCTTTTGACACAACAGAAATGGCAACCGAAAATTTTGAACTAAGATTGTAA
- the LOC103985229 gene encoding pentatricopeptide repeat-containing protein At5g16860, whose translation MLLGFLKATSGIRVRLFSTVTHLSPSVSPVSSQFASLLKECKTASTARQIHQQIVSLGLLSSPSRPTISSSLSSSSSLGTGIIAAYLACGALTDAICLLERLSPSPVLWWNLLIRQYVKEGHLDCALILCRRMQRVGTRPDHFTFPFALKACGELPSYRRGTVLHAVICSNGFELNVFVCNALVAMYARCGAVEEATYVFEEIISRGIDDVTSWNSVVAAHVKSGNPEIALDLFSEMTQKGSNMASQRRSDIISLVNILPACASLCSFPRAREIHGHAIRNGLFWDIFVGNAMIDVYSKCGAMGDAFKVFNGMEVKDVVSWNAMVTGYSQNGDFDHALELFEKMHAEHIALDVVTWSAVISGYAQRGHGHEALRVFRQMQVSGLEPNAVTVISLLSACASIGAISQGMETHAYAVKKCLLMLDDDDGEGEDLMVQNALVDMYSKCRNFKLAQSLFSSIPLKGRNVVTWTVMIGGYAQHGDANDALALFSKMLVKARSIVPNAFTISCALMACARLAALRFGRQIHAYVIRNRYKGTKLYVANCLIDMYSKCGDVDAAQNVFNMMPDKNSVSWTSLMTGYGMHGYGKDALRVFEEMQKVGFVPDGITFLVVLYACSHSGMVDEGLDYFHNMGKDYGVDAAAEHYSCVIDLLGRAGRLDKAWEMTKNMPMKPTSVVWVALLSACRTHANVELGEYALGQLLELEPGNDGSYTLLSNIYANAGRWRDVARIRSLMKKSGIKKRPGCSWIQEKKGTVTFFVGDRSHPQSKQIYALLGTLIERIKALGYVPQMHFALHDVDDEEKSCLLSEHSEKLALAYGILTSSPGTPIRITKNLRVCGDCHSAITFISIIVDHEIILRDSSRFHHFKNGSCSCGGYW comes from the coding sequence ATGCTTCTGGGTTTCCTCAAGGCAACTTCAGGAATTAGAGTCAGACTCTTCTCGACAGTGACCCACTTGTCTCCCTCTGTTTCTCCAGTCTCTTCTCAGTTTGCTTCCCTGTTGAAGGAATGCAAGACAGCATCGACCGCCAGACAGATCCACCAGCAGATTGTCAGCCTTGGTCTGCTCTCCTCTCCCTCAAGACCCACCATTTCTTCGTCGTTGTCATCTTCGTCATCATTGGGAACTGGTATCATAGCTGCATACCTCGCTTGCGGTGCTCTGACCGATGCCATCTGCTTGTTGGAGCGTCTCTCACCGTCCCCCGTGCTTTGGTGGAACTTGCTCATAAGGCAATATGTCAAGGAAGGCCACCTTGACTGTGCCCTCATCCTCTGTCGGCGCATGCAGCGTGTAGGAACTAGGCCGGACCATTTCACCTTTCCCTTTGCCCTCAAGGCATGTGGGGAGCTACCTTCCTACCGACGAGGGACTGTCCTCCATGCAGTTATTTGCAGCAATGGCTTTGAATTGAATGTTTTTGTCTGCAATGCTTTGGTAGCCATGTATGCACGCTGTGGTGCTGTGGAGGAAGCTACCTATGTGTTTGAAGAAATTATTTCTAGGGGAATTGATGATGTTACATCTTGGAACTCAGTGGTAGCAGCACATGTGAAGAGTGGTAATCCGGAGATTGCTTTAGATCTGTTCTCGGAGATGACACAAAAAGGCAGTAATATGGCTAGCCAAAGGAGGTCAGATATCATAAGTCTTGTAAACATCCTCCCTGCTTGTGCCTCCCTTTGTTCATTTCCTCGGGCAAGAGAAATACATGGACATGCTATAAGAAATGGTCTTTTCTGGGATATCTTTGTGGGAAATGCTATGATTGATGTGTACTCGAAATGTGGAGCGATGGGTGATGCCTTCAAGGTTTTCAATGGCATGGAGGTGAAAGACGTAGTTTCTTGGAATGCAATGGTCACTGGATATTCACAGAATGGTGACTTTGACCATGCCCTTGAGCTTTTTGAGAAGATGCATGCGGAGCACATAGCATTGGACGTTGTGACTTGGAGTGCTGTAATTTCTGGGTATGCTCAGAGGGGACATGGACATGAGGCCCTCAGAGTTTTCCGGCAGATGCAGGTCTCTGGGTTGGAGCCTAATGCTGTCACCGTTATCTCACTCCTCTCTGCTTGTGCTTCCATTGGAGCTATTTCTCAGGGAATGGAAACACATGCCTATGCTGTTAAAAAATGCCTTCTAATgttagatgatgatgatggtgagggGGAAGATCTGATGGTGCAGAATGCTCTTGTAGACATGTATTCTAAATGTAGGAATTTCAAATTAGCCCAATCATTATTTAGTTCTATTCCACTTAAGGGGAGAAATGTTGTTACTTGGACTGTCATGATTGGAGGTTATGCACAACATGGAGACGCCAATGATGCTCTAGCACTCTTCTCGAAGATGTTAGTAAAAGCTAGGTCCATTGTGCCCAATGCTTTCACTATATCTTGTGCTCTTATGGCTTGTGCTCGTCTAGCAGCGCTACGGTTTGGTAGGCAAATACATGCTTATGTGATTCGCAATAGGTACAAGGGCACGAAGCTGTATGTAGCTAATTGCCTCATTGACATGTATTCCAAGTGTGGTGATGTTGATGCAGCTCAAAATGTTTTTAACATGATGCCAGATAAGAATTCTGTTTCTTGGACATCGCTGATGACTGGTTATGGGATGCACGGCTATGGCAAAGATGCCCTCCGTGTCTTTGAGGAGATGCAAAAGGTGGGGTTTGTTCCTGATGGCATCACTTTCCTAGTTGTGCTCTATGCCTGTAGCCATTCTGGCATGGTCGATGAGGGGCTGGATTATTTTCACAACATGGGCAAGGATTATGGGGTCGATGCTGCCGCTGAACATTATTCTTGTGTAATCGACCTGTTGGGCCGTGCTGGTCGCTTAGATAAAGCTTGGGAGATGACAAAGAACATGCCAATGAAACCCACGTCAGTTGTTTGGGTGGCCTTGCTTAGTGCATGTAGAACCCATGCCAATGTGGAGCTTGGTGAATATGCTTTGGGGCAGTTGTTAGAGTTGGAGCCTGGAAATGATGGGTCGTACACATTGCTCTCCAACATATATGCAAATGCAGGCCGCTGGAGAGATGTAGCCAGGATCAGATCTTTGATGAAGAAGTCTGGAATCAAGAAGAGGCCTGGGTGCAGCTGGATTCAGGAAAAGAAAGGCACTGTGACATTCTTTGTCGGAGACAGATCTCACCCACAATCTAAACAGATCTATGCTCTTCTTGGGACCTTGATCGAACGTATCAAAGCCCTTGGTTATGTGCCTCAGATGCATTTCGCTTTGCATGATGTGGATGATGAGGAGAAAAGTTGCCTCCTCTCTGAGCATAGTGAGAAGCTTGCTCTTGCTTATGGTATCCTCACCTCCTCACCTGGAACTCCCATTCGTATCACAAAGAACTTGCGAGTGTGTGGTGACTGCCACAGTGCCATCACATTCATCTCTATTATTGTTGACCATGAGATCATACTAAGGGATTCAAGTCGTTTCCATCACTTCAAAAATGGTTCTTGCTCATGTGGTGGCTATTGGTGA
- the LOC103985228 gene encoding uncharacterized protein LOC103985228 isoform X2: MGLRKLCQSAVLLCSLVAILSCGLAEVMAQTTLELDTISGTGTGLASTLSARTERVDPLDSFKKYKGGYNITNKHYWSSTVYTGRYGYIIGTIWLVGGLVSACVLRIATKTCSVRKERKQKKRLPCSKKYCVSPMLIGILLTCLSLVASGIVLGGSFKFYSRVKSIENIIVETSEEASQTIYNVTEAVAAMESVNNLYGGIEESSNLNSTSQMLYDEAANIQRQAENRMHLVNKGIKMLKVVTIFSIVLNLIAVLVVLALRSLRLYQAMYLFITLCWLLTFFFWINFGLYFFLYKFSGDTCAALDGYKLNPQNSTLSSILRCSEHLPANFGLQDIRAGIHDTIDQVNSNISTVKSSILPDLEYICNPFSGPPQYSYQPDNCSSNTIKIGDIPEKYTYSASDDGACSQGEFVSDNNYTRVLVYSMQKLLDGFPHMERLANCQLVKDAFSKILLKECKPLRNYSRLTCAALAVLSVIMVLLVLIVTSEAHHDHKYHSSDGSVRPHLAYAERSFDTTEMATENFELRL, from the exons ATGGGCTTGAGAAAGTTGTGTCAGTCTGCAGTGCTTCTATGTTCCTTGGTTGCAATCTTAAGCTGTGGTCTCGCAGAAGTCATGGCACAAACGACTCTGGAGCTGGATACAATCTCTGGCACTGGTACAG GACTTGCAAGCACATTATCTGCAAGGACAGAAAGAGTTGATCCTTTGGATAGCTTCAAGAAGTACAAAGGTGGCTATAACATTACAAACAAGCATTATTGGAGT tcTACAGTTTATACAGGCAGATATGGATATATAATTGGTACAATATGGCTTGTTGGTGGTCTTGTCTCTGCTTGTGTTCTGCGTATTGCAACAAAGACTTGTTCGGTCCGTAAGGAAAGGAAGCAAAAGAAGAGACTCCCTTGCTCTAAGAAATACTGTGTGTCGCCAATGTTAATTGGGATCTTGTTAACATGTCTATCATT AGTGGCATCAGGAATAGTACTTGGTGGTAGCTTTAAATTCTATTCTAGAGTGAAATCAATTGAGAACATCATTGTAGAAACATCGGAAGAAGCATCCCAAACAATATACAATGTGACAGAAGCTGTGGCGGCCATGGAAAGTGTCAACAATCTCTATGGTGGGATTGAAGAATCCAGCAATCTGAATTCCACATCACAGATGCTCTATGATGAAGCTGCTAATATACAAAGACAAGCAGAGAATAGAATGCACCTGGTTAACAAGGGTATCAAAATGTT GAAAGTAGTGACCATCTTCAGCATTGTGCTAAATCTTATTGCCGTGTTGGTAGTGCTGG CATTGAGGTCTCTAAGGCTTTACCAAGCAATGTATCT GTTTATCACCCTTTGCTGGCTACTCACATTCTTTTTCTGGATAAACTTTGGGCTGTATTTTTTTCTATACAA GTTTTCTGGTGATACCTGTGCAGCTCTTGATGGGTATAAGCTAAATCCCCAGAATAGCACCTTAAGCTCAATCCTACGGTGCAGTGAGCATCTGCCAGCCAATTTTGGCCTACAAGACATCCGAGCAGGAATCCATGATACAATTGACCAG GTAAATTCAAACATATCGACAGTGAAGTCATCAATTCTTCCAGATCTGGAGTACATATGTAATCCTTTTTCAGGACCTCCTCAGTATTCTTATCAGCCAGACAATTGTTCTTCCAACACAATCAAAATAGGAGACATTCCTGAG AAATATACATACTCCGCTAGTGATGATGGAGCTTGCAGTCAAGGAGAATTTGTATCAGATAACAACTACACAAGAGTGCTAGTTTACTCCATGCAGAAGCTTCTTGATGGATTTCCTCATATGGAAAGATTGGCAAATTGTCAATTGGTGAAGGATGCATTCTCTAAAATCCTTTTGAAAGAATGCAAACCATTGAGAAATTATTCACGCTTGACATGTGCAGCCTTGGCAGTTCTATCGGTGATCATGGTACTTCTTGTTTTGATTGTGACATCAGAAGCTCATCATGATCATAAATATCATTCTTCTGATGGCTCTGTAAGACCTCATTTAGCTTATGCAGAGAGATCTTTTGACACAACAGAAATGGCAACCGAAAATTTTGAACTAAGATTGTAA
- the LOC103985228 gene encoding uncharacterized protein LOC103985228 isoform X1 produces MGLRKLCQSAVLLCSLVAILSCGLAEVMAQTTLELDTISGTGTEERILVDEGNTTGLASTLSARTERVDPLDSFKKYKGGYNITNKHYWSSTVYTGRYGYIIGTIWLVGGLVSACVLRIATKTCSVRKERKQKKRLPCSKKYCVSPMLIGILLTCLSLVASGIVLGGSFKFYSRVKSIENIIVETSEEASQTIYNVTEAVAAMESVNNLYGGIEESSNLNSTSQMLYDEAANIQRQAENRMHLVNKGIKMLKVVTIFSIVLNLIAVLVVLALRSLRLYQAMYLFITLCWLLTFFFWINFGLYFFLYKFSGDTCAALDGYKLNPQNSTLSSILRCSEHLPANFGLQDIRAGIHDTIDQVNSNISTVKSSILPDLEYICNPFSGPPQYSYQPDNCSSNTIKIGDIPEKYTYSASDDGACSQGEFVSDNNYTRVLVYSMQKLLDGFPHMERLANCQLVKDAFSKILLKECKPLRNYSRLTCAALAVLSVIMVLLVLIVTSEAHHDHKYHSSDGSVRPHLAYAERSFDTTEMATENFELRL; encoded by the exons ATGGGCTTGAGAAAGTTGTGTCAGTCTGCAGTGCTTCTATGTTCCTTGGTTGCAATCTTAAGCTGTGGTCTCGCAGAAGTCATGGCACAAACGACTCTGGAGCTGGATACAATCTCTGGCACTGGTACAG AAGAAAGAATTTTGGTTGATGAGGGAAACACTACAGGACTTGCAAGCACATTATCTGCAAGGACAGAAAGAGTTGATCCTTTGGATAGCTTCAAGAAGTACAAAGGTGGCTATAACATTACAAACAAGCATTATTGGAGT tcTACAGTTTATACAGGCAGATATGGATATATAATTGGTACAATATGGCTTGTTGGTGGTCTTGTCTCTGCTTGTGTTCTGCGTATTGCAACAAAGACTTGTTCGGTCCGTAAGGAAAGGAAGCAAAAGAAGAGACTCCCTTGCTCTAAGAAATACTGTGTGTCGCCAATGTTAATTGGGATCTTGTTAACATGTCTATCATT AGTGGCATCAGGAATAGTACTTGGTGGTAGCTTTAAATTCTATTCTAGAGTGAAATCAATTGAGAACATCATTGTAGAAACATCGGAAGAAGCATCCCAAACAATATACAATGTGACAGAAGCTGTGGCGGCCATGGAAAGTGTCAACAATCTCTATGGTGGGATTGAAGAATCCAGCAATCTGAATTCCACATCACAGATGCTCTATGATGAAGCTGCTAATATACAAAGACAAGCAGAGAATAGAATGCACCTGGTTAACAAGGGTATCAAAATGTT GAAAGTAGTGACCATCTTCAGCATTGTGCTAAATCTTATTGCCGTGTTGGTAGTGCTGG CATTGAGGTCTCTAAGGCTTTACCAAGCAATGTATCT GTTTATCACCCTTTGCTGGCTACTCACATTCTTTTTCTGGATAAACTTTGGGCTGTATTTTTTTCTATACAA GTTTTCTGGTGATACCTGTGCAGCTCTTGATGGGTATAAGCTAAATCCCCAGAATAGCACCTTAAGCTCAATCCTACGGTGCAGTGAGCATCTGCCAGCCAATTTTGGCCTACAAGACATCCGAGCAGGAATCCATGATACAATTGACCAG GTAAATTCAAACATATCGACAGTGAAGTCATCAATTCTTCCAGATCTGGAGTACATATGTAATCCTTTTTCAGGACCTCCTCAGTATTCTTATCAGCCAGACAATTGTTCTTCCAACACAATCAAAATAGGAGACATTCCTGAG AAATATACATACTCCGCTAGTGATGATGGAGCTTGCAGTCAAGGAGAATTTGTATCAGATAACAACTACACAAGAGTGCTAGTTTACTCCATGCAGAAGCTTCTTGATGGATTTCCTCATATGGAAAGATTGGCAAATTGTCAATTGGTGAAGGATGCATTCTCTAAAATCCTTTTGAAAGAATGCAAACCATTGAGAAATTATTCACGCTTGACATGTGCAGCCTTGGCAGTTCTATCGGTGATCATGGTACTTCTTGTTTTGATTGTGACATCAGAAGCTCATCATGATCATAAATATCATTCTTCTGATGGCTCTGTAAGACCTCATTTAGCTTATGCAGAGAGATCTTTTGACACAACAGAAATGGCAACCGAAAATTTTGAACTAAGATTGTAA
- the LOC103985228 gene encoding uncharacterized protein LOC103985228 isoform X3: protein MGLRKLCQSAVLLCSLVAILSCGLAEVMAQTTLELDTISGTGTERILVDEGNTTGLASTLSARTERVDPLDSFKKYKGGYNITNKHYWSSTVYTGRYGYIIGTIWLVGGLVSACVLRIATKTCSVRKERKQKKRLPCSKKYCVSPMLIGILLTCLSLVASGIVLGGSFKFYSRVKSIENIIVETSEEASQTIYNVTEAVAAMESVNNLYGGIEESSNLNSTSQMLYDEAANIQRQAENRMHLVNKGIKMLKVVTIFSIVLNLIAVLVVLALRSLRLYQAMYLFITLCWLLTFFFWINFGLYFFLYKFSGDTCAALDGYKLNPQNSTLSSILRCSEHLPANFGLQDIRAGIHDTIDQVNSNISTVKSSILPDLEYICNPFSGPPQYSYQPDNCSSNTIKIGDIPEKYTYSASDDGACSQGEFVSDNNYTRVLVYSMQKLLDGFPHMERLANCQLVKDAFSKILLKECKPLRNYSRLTCAALAVLSVIMVLLVLIVTSEAHHDHKYHSSDGSVRPHLAYAERSFDTTEMATENFELRL, encoded by the exons ATGGGCTTGAGAAAGTTGTGTCAGTCTGCAGTGCTTCTATGTTCCTTGGTTGCAATCTTAAGCTGTGGTCTCGCAGAAGTCATGGCACAAACGACTCTGGAGCTGGATACAATCTCTGGCACTGGTACAG AAAGAATTTTGGTTGATGAGGGAAACACTACAGGACTTGCAAGCACATTATCTGCAAGGACAGAAAGAGTTGATCCTTTGGATAGCTTCAAGAAGTACAAAGGTGGCTATAACATTACAAACAAGCATTATTGGAGT tcTACAGTTTATACAGGCAGATATGGATATATAATTGGTACAATATGGCTTGTTGGTGGTCTTGTCTCTGCTTGTGTTCTGCGTATTGCAACAAAGACTTGTTCGGTCCGTAAGGAAAGGAAGCAAAAGAAGAGACTCCCTTGCTCTAAGAAATACTGTGTGTCGCCAATGTTAATTGGGATCTTGTTAACATGTCTATCATT AGTGGCATCAGGAATAGTACTTGGTGGTAGCTTTAAATTCTATTCTAGAGTGAAATCAATTGAGAACATCATTGTAGAAACATCGGAAGAAGCATCCCAAACAATATACAATGTGACAGAAGCTGTGGCGGCCATGGAAAGTGTCAACAATCTCTATGGTGGGATTGAAGAATCCAGCAATCTGAATTCCACATCACAGATGCTCTATGATGAAGCTGCTAATATACAAAGACAAGCAGAGAATAGAATGCACCTGGTTAACAAGGGTATCAAAATGTT GAAAGTAGTGACCATCTTCAGCATTGTGCTAAATCTTATTGCCGTGTTGGTAGTGCTGG CATTGAGGTCTCTAAGGCTTTACCAAGCAATGTATCT GTTTATCACCCTTTGCTGGCTACTCACATTCTTTTTCTGGATAAACTTTGGGCTGTATTTTTTTCTATACAA GTTTTCTGGTGATACCTGTGCAGCTCTTGATGGGTATAAGCTAAATCCCCAGAATAGCACCTTAAGCTCAATCCTACGGTGCAGTGAGCATCTGCCAGCCAATTTTGGCCTACAAGACATCCGAGCAGGAATCCATGATACAATTGACCAG GTAAATTCAAACATATCGACAGTGAAGTCATCAATTCTTCCAGATCTGGAGTACATATGTAATCCTTTTTCAGGACCTCCTCAGTATTCTTATCAGCCAGACAATTGTTCTTCCAACACAATCAAAATAGGAGACATTCCTGAG AAATATACATACTCCGCTAGTGATGATGGAGCTTGCAGTCAAGGAGAATTTGTATCAGATAACAACTACACAAGAGTGCTAGTTTACTCCATGCAGAAGCTTCTTGATGGATTTCCTCATATGGAAAGATTGGCAAATTGTCAATTGGTGAAGGATGCATTCTCTAAAATCCTTTTGAAAGAATGCAAACCATTGAGAAATTATTCACGCTTGACATGTGCAGCCTTGGCAGTTCTATCGGTGATCATGGTACTTCTTGTTTTGATTGTGACATCAGAAGCTCATCATGATCATAAATATCATTCTTCTGATGGCTCTGTAAGACCTCATTTAGCTTATGCAGAGAGATCTTTTGACACAACAGAAATGGCAACCGAAAATTTTGAACTAAGATTGTAA